The following are encoded together in the Girardinichthys multiradiatus isolate DD_20200921_A chromosome X, DD_fGirMul_XY1, whole genome shotgun sequence genome:
- the LOC124863485 gene encoding protein Tob2-like, giving the protein MHLEVKVALNFIVSYLYNKLPRRRADLFGEELERILVSRFEGHWYPEAPLRGSAFRCIHLGVPRDPVVELAAKRSGLDTEEVCANVPAELSVWIDPYEVSYQIGEKGAVKVLYLEDPPGLGCDTERAEAVNREGKGDSEAEEVKTLGFNPDAQVFVPIGSQASPALMPSLSSSPTPLSSQPGLFSYPSSSTPTDPGVHSSNTSTPSPPSGGLPYLPTQQPPPALPLARPQPITFTTASFAATKFGSIKMKKCSGAGSPASSSVIVPPSQRMLSCSPTTVSAPELLKHKPLSLSLHSLGGPIPSQLSPSAKEFVYPVSPGSFFFDADTQPMQPQASPFQPAHNISSNPTFDPFTNPSPQSVGVLSSSGGMAYVEKPPFDGLGSYGLQYPSQSFQPVVLAN; this is encoded by the coding sequence ATGCATCTAGAGGTTAAGGTCGCCCTCAACTTTATCGTGTCCTACCTGTACAACAAGCTGCCTCGCCGTCGAGCTGATCTGTTTGGTGAGGAGCTGGAGAGGATACTGGTATCCCGTTTTGAGGGACACTGGTATCCTGAGGCCCCCCTCAGGGGATCTGCTTTCCGCTGCATCCACCTGGGGGTGCCGAGGGACCCTGTGGTGGAGCTGGCCGCCAAAAGAAGCGGGCTGGACACGGAGGAGGTGTGTGCCAATGTCCCTGCAGAGCTCAGCGTTTGGATTGACCCTTATGAGGTTTCCTACCAAATTGGAGAGAAGGGGGCAGTGAAGGTGCTTTACCTGGAGGACCCTCCAGGCCTCGGCTGTGACACCGAGAGGGCTGAGGCAGTGAACAGAGAAGGTAAAGGAGATTCGGAGGCTGAAGAGGTTAAGACCTTGGGATTTAATCCAGATGCTCAGGTCTTTGTACCAATTGGAAGTCAAGCATCTCCAGCACTCATGCCATCCCTCTCAAGCTCTCCCACACCTTTGTCATCTCAGCCTGGGCTCTTCAGCTACCCTAGCTCCAGCACACCTACTGACCCGGGGGTCCATTCATCCAAcacctccaccccttctcctcCCAGTGGCGGGTTACCTTACCTCCCCACTCAGCAGCCCCCTCCAGCTCTCCCTCTTGCCCGTCCACAACCCATCACCTTCACCACCGCAAGCTTCGCTGCCACCAAATTTGGCTCCATCAAAATGAAGAAATGTAGTGGTGCAGGGTCACCTGCCAGCTCCAGTGTCATTGTGCCACCTTCGCAGAGGATGCTCTCCTGCTCTCCTACCACTGTCTCAGCACCAGAGCTGCTAAAGCATAAGCCCCTGTCGCTCTCTTTGCACTCCCTAGGAGGTCCCATCCCAAGCCAGCTCTCCCCTAGCGCCAAAGAGTTCGTCTACCCAGTATCCCCAGGCTCCTTTTTCTTTGACGCGGACACCCAGCCCATGCAGCCTCAAGCCAGCCCTTTCCAACCCGCACACAACATCAGCTCCAATCCAACCTTCGATCCGTTCACCAACCCTTCTCCTCAAAGTGTGGGCGTCCTGAGCAGCAGCGGAGGAATGGCTTACGTAGAGAAACCTCCGTTTGACGGTTTAGGAAGCTACGGCCTGCAATATCCAAGCCAGTCTTTTCAACCTGTTGTGCTGGCCAACTAA
- the LOC124862473 gene encoding thyrotroph embryonic factor-like isoform X2 — MSATSEILFGERNDIPDLLKALTEYPFSFPAFDDIDIEKEKQCSSEDVDGGGAVASSAGGGSRGGGGSGAGAGVSASLTPAIWEKTIPYDGETFHLEYMDLDEFLLENGIPVSLEEEELQRTLTSVETKGKPIPKVIALAPAAPLAAPPVAAVNEVSIPEPPDPSPSKVITDAEESVTVTTLQPAKLEEEEEEKRQEEESLTEEAPAEAEVKKTDKTTERNTPSPIDPDAIEVDINFQPDPTDLVLSSVPGGELFNPRKHKFSDEELKPQPMIKKAKKVFVPDEQKDDKYWSRRKKNNLAAKRSRDARRLKENQITVRASFLERENAALRQQVAELRKDCGRCKNIVARYEVKYGPL; from the exons ATGTCAGCAACGAGTGAAATCCTCTTTGGGGAAAGAAACGACATTCCTGATCTCCTGAAGGCCCTGACTGAAtatcccttctcttttccagccTTTGATGACATCG ACATAGAGAAGGAAAAGCAGTGCTCCTCTGAGGATGTGGATGGAGGTGGTGCTGTGGCATCCAGTGCTGGTGGAGGCTCTAGAGGAGGTGGTGGTAGTGGGGCGGGCGCAGGAGTGTCAGCCTCCCTGACCCCAGCCATCTGGGAGAAGACCATTCCTTATGATGGCGAGACCTTCCACTTGGAGTACATGGATCTGGACGAGTTTCTCCTGGAGAACGGGATCCCcgtgagtctggaggaagaggagctaCAGAGGACTCTGACCTCAGTGGAGACCAAAGGCAAGCCCATTCCTAAAGTTATCGCTTTGGCTCCCGCTGCACCACTCGCTGCCCCTCCGGTAGCTGCTGTCAACGAAGTCTCTATCCCAGAACCGCCTGATCCTTCTCCCTCCAAGGTCATTACAGATGCGGAGGAAAGCGTGACAGTCACTACATTGCAACCAGCCAaactggaagaggaggaagaagagaagcGACAAGAAGAGGAATCTTTGACTGAGGAAGCACCAGCAGAAGCAGAAGTGAAGAAAACAG ATAAAACTACAGAACGAAACACGCCCTCCCCCATTGACCCAGACGCCATTGAGGTGGACATCAATTTCCAACCTGATCCCACAGACCTGGTCCTGTCCAGCGTTCCTGGGGGAGAGCTGTTCAACCCTCGCAAGCACAAGTTCTCCGATGAGGAGCTGAAACCCCAGCCGATGATTAAGAAAGCCAAGAAAGTGTTTGTTCCAGACGAACAAAAG GATGACAAATACTGGTCCaggaggaagaaaaacaatctgGCAGCGAAGCGTTCCCGTGATGCGCGGCGGCTGAAAGAGAACCAGATCACGGTGCGCGCCTCCTTCCTGGAGCGGGAAAACGCTGCACTGAGGCAGCAGGTTGCTGAGCTGCGGAAGGACTGCGGCCGCTGCAAGAACATTGTAGCCCGCTACGAAGTCAAGTATGGCCCTCTGtag
- the LOC124862473 gene encoding thyrotroph embryonic factor-like isoform X1, producing MPGKAAVTVPLPAAEAPQKSCPFVLKKIMDIPPPNILEEGDDDIEKEKQCSSEDVDGGGAVASSAGGGSRGGGGSGAGAGVSASLTPAIWEKTIPYDGETFHLEYMDLDEFLLENGIPVSLEEEELQRTLTSVETKGKPIPKVIALAPAAPLAAPPVAAVNEVSIPEPPDPSPSKVITDAEESVTVTTLQPAKLEEEEEEKRQEEESLTEEAPAEAEVKKTDKTTERNTPSPIDPDAIEVDINFQPDPTDLVLSSVPGGELFNPRKHKFSDEELKPQPMIKKAKKVFVPDEQKDDKYWSRRKKNNLAAKRSRDARRLKENQITVRASFLERENAALRQQVAELRKDCGRCKNIVARYEVKYGPL from the exons ATGCCTGGCAAAGCAGCGGTGACAGTGCCGCTCCCAGCCGCAGAGGCTCCTCAGAAGTCTTGcccttttgttttaaagaagaTCATGGATATCCCACCTCCTAATATCCTGGAGGAAGGGGACGACG ACATAGAGAAGGAAAAGCAGTGCTCCTCTGAGGATGTGGATGGAGGTGGTGCTGTGGCATCCAGTGCTGGTGGAGGCTCTAGAGGAGGTGGTGGTAGTGGGGCGGGCGCAGGAGTGTCAGCCTCCCTGACCCCAGCCATCTGGGAGAAGACCATTCCTTATGATGGCGAGACCTTCCACTTGGAGTACATGGATCTGGACGAGTTTCTCCTGGAGAACGGGATCCCcgtgagtctggaggaagaggagctaCAGAGGACTCTGACCTCAGTGGAGACCAAAGGCAAGCCCATTCCTAAAGTTATCGCTTTGGCTCCCGCTGCACCACTCGCTGCCCCTCCGGTAGCTGCTGTCAACGAAGTCTCTATCCCAGAACCGCCTGATCCTTCTCCCTCCAAGGTCATTACAGATGCGGAGGAAAGCGTGACAGTCACTACATTGCAACCAGCCAaactggaagaggaggaagaagagaagcGACAAGAAGAGGAATCTTTGACTGAGGAAGCACCAGCAGAAGCAGAAGTGAAGAAAACAG ATAAAACTACAGAACGAAACACGCCCTCCCCCATTGACCCAGACGCCATTGAGGTGGACATCAATTTCCAACCTGATCCCACAGACCTGGTCCTGTCCAGCGTTCCTGGGGGAGAGCTGTTCAACCCTCGCAAGCACAAGTTCTCCGATGAGGAGCTGAAACCCCAGCCGATGATTAAGAAAGCCAAGAAAGTGTTTGTTCCAGACGAACAAAAG GATGACAAATACTGGTCCaggaggaagaaaaacaatctgGCAGCGAAGCGTTCCCGTGATGCGCGGCGGCTGAAAGAGAACCAGATCACGGTGCGCGCCTCCTTCCTGGAGCGGGAAAACGCTGCACTGAGGCAGCAGGTTGCTGAGCTGCGGAAGGACTGCGGCCGCTGCAAGAACATTGTAGCCCGCTACGAAGTCAAGTATGGCCCTCTGtag